The Magnolia sinica isolate HGM2019 chromosome 9, MsV1, whole genome shotgun sequence sequence CCATTATAACTGGGTCAGATCCATCGGCTACCCATGGGTCCGGgcacccattgacagccctatctaCTTGTTAATTGAGTCTCATGCACCTCTTTTCACTATAAAGTGCAAGCCATCAGAATTCATGATAGATTATACGCAGGGATTGCATGTTAGCTTCTTAATGGTTCGTTTGCATGCGGGCTGGAATGAATCAGATGGCACTAGCCATTTCATTTCCAGCAGCAGATGAAGCAAAAATGAACAGAAAAGGGTACCCATCTAAAGCTTTTGATTGTCCCCCATGCACATTTTGGATAAACCAAACACCAAACATTTTCGGATTCAAAATCTTGTGGAACAAAAAAAGCAAGAAGTCAGGATTCACCCCCATCTAAACAGGCCTTTTATTTATCATTTAGCTCCAATCATTATAATGACATTTTGATGTTTTATGACATGAAAAGATTGCGGGAGGGATGATCCAGATCTCAATGTGGAGATGGAGAAGCAGTTCGTGGACCTTTTAACAGAGGAAATGCAGTTGCAGGAGGCTGTTTCTAAGGAATATGCCAATCATATGAACCTCACTTTCATTGAAGTGAGGCGACTTGCTTCCCAGTACCAAAAAGAGGCCGAGAAATGCAACACGGCAACCGAGACGTGCGAAGGGGCCAGGGAACGAGCTGAGGCAGCATTGACAAAGGAAAAGAAGGTGACGGCTGCATGGGAAAAACGGGCCCGCCAGCTCGGGTGGGTAGGAGAGTAGATCGGATGGACAGCTTTGCTCAATCAGAATTTTCCGgtccaggtttttttttttttttttttgtccctaTAAACTGAAGTGAGGGCTTATTATTTATCAATCCACTTCAGCTGTAATTTTCTTGTTGCAGAAGTAGATGTATCACTCCATAGGGTATCCATACAGATGCATACAACCCAGTTATTTGAGATGAGAAAATTGTTCCGAAAATGCCCATGTAACGTTGCCATATTTACAAAGGACTTGTTAGACCCTGTAAAACTAGATGGATTTGATTAAAAAGAATTTGTACTAGTTTGATATTTTGAGTGTTGTGTCAAGGACACATTTTACTGTGAATATTGCATAAACCCATTTTCTGTTTTGCAATGAAATTAACAGACTCAGCATGCTATTtccattttcaaaatagaaaatggCTGTAAGCaaatcaattattattattattattattattattattatttgataatGTTGGGAATTCCATCTTGgacaatttaaaattttttaggtgACTCTTCAATAACATAATTTGCCGACCCAGTGGGCTAATGTGGGACTTGGGCGAGTCAACTCGGCCTGTTCACCATCTGGTTGACTGAGCGGAGTTGCACCATGTCCATCTATCTCGGAGCTGTGTTTGAGTCGGGCAGATCTCTGAACATTGGACTCAATTTGATGGGTGTACATATGATAGGTTAGGTTTGCTGCGAGGTAGGCCTGCCAATGGGTCAGGTTTGCTCAGGATCTGgtcagcccaacccaacccatttaataAAACCGCTATCGATTAACTGGTGACTTGACCCAACCCACTTAAAATTTctagagctcgaacctgacctaACCTATTTAATTACCGTCGGGTCAGCTCAACCAACCCACCCATCCCAACTCATATACCAAATGTAATCTCTCATGTTACGCTCTTGGCTCTTCTTGGCTTCCCTGCTATTTCAT is a genomic window containing:
- the LOC131256997 gene encoding uncharacterized protein LOC131256997 yields the protein MVSGSSSPSRREVVVRCCLVVFAVASALFVSGPALYWKFKKNGILRLSGGGNGPSSCGPCVCDCPPPLPLLNISPGLLNLSVTDCGRDDPDLNVEMEKQFVDLLTEEMQLQEAVSKEYANHMNLTFIEVRRLASQYQKEAEKCNTATETCEGARERAEAALTKEKKVTAAWEKRARQLGWVGE